A window of Streptomyces sp. Je 1-332 genomic DNA:
CCCGTCCAGTACCAGCCGTCCCGAAGCCGCGCCGCATCCGCCTCGGAGTTCCGCCAGTACCCCTGGAACGGCGTGCGCCCCTTGTTCACCAACTCCCCTATCGCCGCCTCCCCGTTCAGCAGCCTGCCGTCCGCCGCGAAGACAGCGACCGGGCACTCCTCCCGCGTCCCGGGATCCACCACCGCCAGTTCGTCCCCCGGCGCCGGCCGCCCGATGGCCCCGGCCGGCGTGTCCGGCGTTCGCTGGATCGCGGCCCCGCCCTCCGAAGACCCGTACCCCTCGACAAGCCTCGCCCCGAACCGCTTCTCGAAGCGTGCCGCGTCCACCGCACCGGCCTCCGTGCCGAAGCCCATCAGGAGGGGGTTGTCCGTGTCGTCGGGGCGTTCGGGCGTGGCCAGGATGTACTGCACAGCCCTGCCCACGTACGTGAAGTACGTGACCCCGTGCGCCCGTACGTCGTCCAGGAACGCCGAGGCCGAGAAGCGCCGCCGCAGCGCCACCCCCGCCCCGGCCGCCAGCGCGGGCGCCCAGTCCGCGATCACCGCGTTGCCGTGGAACATGGGCATGCAGATGTAGTGGACGCCCTCCGGGCCGAGCCGGAAGTGGCCGGCCAGGGACTGCCCGGCCGCCGCGAGACGCCCCTGGGTGCAGATCGCGGCCTTGGGCGCGCCCGTCGACCCGGAGGTGAAGTAGAGCAGCATCCGCCTCGACGGGGTCGCCGTCCGCGAGATCTCCGGGCGCGCGTCCGCATAAGGGGCAAGCAGCTCCCCGTACGCCTCCGTGTCCGTCACCAGGACGCGCACGCCCGGGAGTTGCAGGCCGTCGAGGAGGGCGAGATGCGCCCGTTCCGTGATCAGTACCCGGCAGTCTGTGTGCACGATGTCGCGGGCCAGTTCCGCGCCCCTGCGCGTGGGGTTGATGCCCGCTACCGCCGCGCCCGCGAGCGCCGCCGCGCTCAGCCACAGGGGGTACTCGGGGGTGTTGTCGAGCAGCACGCCGACGTGCGGCTCCACCCCTCTCGGCAGCAGGTCGGCCAGGAGCGCCGCCCTCACCGCGGCGCCCGCCGCGACCTGGTGGTGCGTCATCTCCTGGTGCTCGAAGCGCACCCCGGGGCGGTGGTCGCCCCAGCGCGCCCGCACGAGTTCCGCGACGGTGCTCCCGGTGGACTCCATGGCCGCGCACCATAACTGATGCGCCGTCAGATAGGGAGAGAGGGCTTCTCGGGTCACGGAGGGAACCGAGGAGGCAGGTCCGCGCACACCGTGCCGGTCATGGACGGCGTGCGCGGAACCAACCCGTGGGGAATACCGTGGCGCTTGAAGCCCTGCTCAGAACTTGACGTCGGAGCAGGCGTAGAACGCGTTCGCCGTGTCGTGGACCGTCCACACCGCGACGATCACGTGGTGACCGCTCCTGCCGCCGGGAATCGTTCCGGAGTGCGAGAGCGTGGCGGGCGGCTGCTGTCCGTTGTAGGGGACGTTGAGGAACGGGGCCGTGTCGAGGGCGGCGCGGGTGACCGGCTTGCTCTCGTCCCAACCCTGCTTGGTTATGTAGTACTTGAAGTCGGTGGTGCGGTGACGTGCGGTGAACTGCCAGCGGAAGCTGTAGTTCTGACCTGCGCTGACACTGGTCGTCGGCCAGGCTCCGCCGCCCGGCGCCTTCGGCTGGTTGAGCGAGTCGAAGCCGCCGATGCCCGCCGAGCAGATCTTGCCGTCGGCCGGCCCTGACGCCGGGAAACCCTTGGGGCCCTCGACGCTCTGGGGTTCGTACTGGATGGAACCGCAGCCGCTCACCGTGCCGTTGGCACAGTTGATCTGGCGGCTGGCGGGCAGGTCGGTGTATCCGTGGCCGCTCGCGCCGCCGGACGAGAGCGCGAAGGCCCCGACCGTGGTGGCGCCGAGCAGGGCCGCGTACAACTTCTTGTTTCGCATGCTGCCGCTCCAGGGGAAACGTGGGGGTTCCGTGAGCCGTGCGCGCGCTGCGGCACTGCGGGTGCAGTGGGATGCAGTGAGTTGCTTTGAGTTGCTTTGAGTTGCAGTGAATTGCAGTGGCTTTGCGTTGAGTTGCGATGAACTGCAATGAACACTGCGGTCTAGACCAAGCCCAGATTATGGGCGGTAGTTGAACATGTCCATACCAACCGTGGAGACGATCCGATCGCAGCGGTGGCGCGACTTCTCCACGAGATCGCCGTTCGGGCTGTCGTTCGTCGCCACCCAGGCCGCCGCCCCGTCGACTGTCAGGCCACCCGCCAACTGCCTTTCGATCAGGCGCTGTTGGCGTACCTCCGCTGGTGCCGCCACATACCAGCACTCCCCCATCAGCTCCCGCGCCGCACGCCAGCCGGGCAGATCGCAGGCCAGATAGTTCCCCTCGGTGACGACGAGCCTGGCGTGCGGCGGGACCCGGTGCCGGGCGGCCACCGGTTCGTGGAGAGTGCGGTCGTAGTCGGGTACGTAGATGTCGTGGCCGGTGTCGGAGAGGACCCGGCCGAGCAGCGCTCCGTACCCCCGTACGTCGAAACTCGGCTCCGAGCCCTTGCGGGAGGTCAGGGAGAGGCGCTCCAGCTGATCGTTCGAGAGGTGGAAACCGTCGAGCGGCAGATACGCGGCTCCCTCGCCGATCTCCTCCACCAGCGCACGCGCGAACGTCGACTTGCCGGCGCCGGGCGGCCCCGCGATCCCGAGGAGGGTGCGGGGCCGGTCCGCGGTCAGCCGCCAGGCGTCCCGGGCCAGGGCCGCGAGGCCGGGGGCATCGGCGGTGGCTCGCTCAGGGGCGTGGCCAGGTACTACTTGCTCAGGGGCGTGGTCATCGTTCTCCATGCCCCGTATAGAACGCCACCGTCAGGTCCTTGACCAAGGCCTTGCGCTCGTAGTCGTCGAGCTCGACGAGACCGCGGGTGGTCAGCCGGGTCACCGTGTCCTCGACGGAGTCCACCACCGAGGTGAGCACGCTGTCGCGATGCCGTGCGTCCAGGGCGGCGACCCGGCGCAGCCGCATGGTGTCGGCGATCTCGGGGGCGTACTCGATGCGGGTCGGCTGGGCGGAGAAGATCTCGACGCCGACCGGTTCGGCCTCCGCCGCGAGCATCCGGGTGAGCGCGTCGCCCACCGCGTCCGCGTCGCGCAGGGTCGGGGTGTCGTCGTGGAAGGCGTCGGCGGGCAGCCGGGACAGGACACGGGCGGTCGCCGCCTCGACGCACTCGCGCAGATACTCCTGGTGGTCGGCGACGCCGAGGGTCGCGCGCGCCGCGTCCTTGACCCGCCAGACCACGAGGACGACGACCCGCAGCGCGACCCCGCCCCGGTCCACCGCGGGCATCGGCTCGCTGCGCCAGTGCCGCAGGCGTACGTCGACACGGCGGCGCAGGAGGAGTGGGTTGACCCACATCAGGCCGGTGCGGCGGACGCTGCCGCGGTAGCGCCCGAAGAGGGAGAGCACCCACGCCGAGCCGACCCGGCCGCGGGCGAGCCCGCCGAACCCGAACAGGGCGAGCGCGCCCGACCCGGCGAGGGAGGCCCACTGCGCGATGCCGAGCCCGGCGTTCGTGTCGTAGCCGCCGCGCCCGTCGGGCCAGGGCAGCCCGGCCGCTCGCGCCAGCGGCTCCGGCAGCACCCCCGCCCAGCACAGCGCGGCCGCGCACCCGGCGACCCCGGCGCTCCCGCCGAGCACACCGACCGCCCCGGGCAGCACGCGGGCCGGCCGCTCGCCGAGCGCCGGATCCACCTCGGGCAGCGGGCGCGGGGCCACCCTCGCCGGGGGCCGCCGGGCGGCGCGGGGCTGCTCACCCGTTCCGTGCCGCCGCCCCACCACGGCGGGCGACAGCGAGACCCCGGGGTCACCGGGATCGTCACGGAAGAGCAGATGGATGGGGATCTCGGTGGTGGCCTCGCTGTGAATCAGACGCGGCGGTCGCGCGGCGGGCGTATCCGGGGCGCCGGTGGCCCGCGGTTCCTCGGGCTGAGGGGCCTGTGACCGTGATGCCGCTGTCGCACTCATCCTTGCCTCCACCTCATCGGTGCCTCGATCCCGTCCATGCCGCGGCCACTTCCGCTCTCCTGATCCGCACCCCTGGAGCGCGTGGCCCCGCACAGCTGGTTCATGCGAACAACCGCCGCCAGGTCTCGGGGCCGGGGAAGCCGTCCGCCGCCGCGCCCCGCCAGCCCTGCGCCCGCTGGAACGCCTCGACGTTGCGGCGGTCGCTCTCGCTCCAGAGCGGGCCAGGACCCTGTGCGTAGTGCTTGCCGTAGCCCTTCTTCACCAGCTGCCTGCCGAGCTTCTCCACCGACGGGCTCGGCCGGCCGGGGCGGAACACTCCCCTGCCGGGGTAGGCGGGCGCCCCGGCCTGGGGGGCCGCTCCCGCGCGGGGGATGTCACGGCCCTTGCCCGTCATCAGGTACGACCAGGTGGCGGGGCCCGGCAGGCCGTCCGCGTCACGGCCGGTCCAGCCCTGCGCCAGCTGGAACGCCTGCGTGGCCCTGCGATCGGCCTCGCCCCAGCGCGGGCCGGGCCCTGTCGTGTAGAAGCGCGCGCCGCCCCGCCCGATCAGCGCCTTGCCGAGCTGCGTGACGTACTTGTTGTCGGCGCCGGGGCCGAACGATCCCGCTCCGGGGTAGCGCGTCACGGTCGCCGGCCCCTTGCCGCCGGGCGTAGAGCTCGTCACCCGTTTGTAGCGGTACGCCAGATAGCGGTTCCCATTGCTCCAATAGGCATAGGGAGTCGTCTGCTTCCGGGCGTGCGGGCGGGCCTGTTCGTACGCGACGTACTGCGTGCCCGCCGTGTTCGCCCAGCCGCCGAAAATGGTGACGTGCGACCCCTTCTCGGGGTTCGCCGGATTATGGAAGAGAAGGATGTCGCCGGGCTGCAGATCGCTCTTCGTAATGCGTACGGCGAACGAGGAGAGGCTGCCCGTCCATTCATTGGTGCCGAGATTCCAGGCCATGGACACATAGCCCGAGCAGTCCTGCCGGTATCCGTCGGACCAGTACGAGGTCATGCTGTACGGCACCTTCGCCGCGACCCACTTCTTGGCGCGGGCCATGATCTCGGCCCGCGTCGTAGCCGGCGCCGCCGACGCCACGGGGCCCGGGGAGCCCGGCGCACCGTGCAGTGCGCTCGTGTGGCCCTGCGGGCTGTCGGGGGCGGGGCCTGTCGCCCCCGGGTCCTCGTCCGCCGGAGCGCCCTGGATGCCGGGAGCCGCCACCGCGGGAAGCGCCTGGCCGCCGCCGAGCACGGTGCCCGCCGCCGCTGCGATGACCAGGGCGCGCCGCGCGCCGTGCGCCGCCGGGTGACCGCCTTGCCGTACGGGGAGTGCGTGGGTCATGGTCCGTCGCCTGTGAATACATCCGGGGCAGTCGCAGTCGCTCTCCGGGTCGAATTCCTCGAATACCGGAGCAACGTCCATGCGATTCCCCTCACACTCCAGGAAAGAATGCCTGCGTCGCATCTGCACAGTCGTCAGCTTCTCAACTGTCCGGTGATATCGCATGTTGACGGTCCGAATGATGGAGGCGTCCGTATTCAGGCTCCCGAACCCGCCTGAGGTCCGCCCCCGGGCAATGCCAGGGACGCCGGGCGCCGGGCCGCGGTGGTGCGGAGCACCCGTCGGCATCCGGTAGAGTTCTCCAGGTCAGCAGGCGCCGCTAGCTCAGTTGGTTAGAGCAGCTGACTCTTAATCAGCGGGTCCGGGGTTCGAGTCCCTGGCGGCGCACAGACAGCGAAAGCCCTCCGTTCACGCGGGGGGCTTTCGTCGTGCTGCCCCCGGCGGAGTTACCGCTACCGTTGCGCCATGGCGCGCGACATTCAGGAGCGGATCAAGAAGCTCATCATCGACCAGCGACTGCCTTCCGGGGCCTCTCTGCCGACCGAGCCCGAACTGATGGAACGCCTCGGCGTCAGTCGGAACTCCGTGCGAGAAGCCCTCAAGGCGTTGCAGGCGATGGGCATCGTGGAGATCCGGCACGGTTTCGGCACCTATGTCGGACCCATGTCGATGGCGCCCATGATCGAGGGCCTGACCTTCCGCACGGTGGCCGGCCACTACCGCGGCGAGGACAGCCTGCTCCAGCTCCTGGAGCTCAGGGAGGCCGTGGAAACGGGGCTCATCGCGCGCCTCGCCGGTCGCATCCCGGCCGCGGACCTGGCCGAACTCGACGCCCTCGTGGACCGGATGGACTCCGAGACGGCGGCGGCGGCGGACGACGGCAGCGGCGGCCGGCCGGGCGCCGTGCGCACCGAGACCGACCGAGCGTTTCACGCCACTCTCTACCGCTGTCTGCGCAATCCACTGCTCGGCGAGGTCCTGGAGGCGTTCTGGGACGCCTTCCACAAGGTACGTACCGATCTGGTCGACGTTCCGCAGGACCCCAAGGTCACCTGCCGCCAGCACCGGGAGATCCTCGACGCGGTCCGGTCCGGCGATGTGCTCCGTGCCGAGCGGGCGATACGGGAACACTTCGGTAATATTCGAACGCGATTGAGCGCTCCTGTCCCAACAGGCAACTCAAATCGCTCGTATGACCGGTAAACCCCTTGTTTCGCTCTTGCGATCATGGCAAAGGGCGTAGAACCTTGTGCTGGAGCCATTGGCTCACATGAGGCAGGCGGTGCGGGGCAGTTGGGGGCCCGCCCGAAGCCCGGACGGGGATGGGGACCGGGGGGTCCCGTTAACGATTGGATGCCGAGGGGGGCATCATGCAACCGGAAGGTAGCTGTTCCATGTCTAAGGGGACGGTGGCCTGCCACTGATGCGTCCGTGAAGGTCGGGGGACCGAGTCGGACGGAAGGACCAACGAACACGCGGACGACCGCGTGCGGGGGGATGACTCATGACGTCGACGCCGACGGGCGCCCGGCCGAACGACCCGTCAGAGACGACTCAGCTGCGGGTGCCATCGCACCGGACAGGCGGGTTCCGGCGTATCAAGAAAGCCTTGCCGAGGTACGACTACGAGCACTACAGCCGTCTCGCCGGGCCGCTGACGCAGCCGGATCCGACCAAGCCGTACAAGGTGCAGTACCGCTCCCTGCTCTCGCAGGAGCCGCACCGGATCAGAGCCGCGCTGATGCTGGGAGCGGCGCCGCTGCTCTCCCTCGTGCTGCTGGCCTGGCTGCTGCAGCCGACGCACTGGACGAAGCGTGACTACGTCGCCAACGACTGGCTGCCCACGCTCGACATCGTCATGCTCATATCCATCGGCCTGATCGAGTTCTTCCGCTGCATGAACGTGCTGTCGAACGCGCACGCCACGCTCGTAGCCCGTGACCCGATACCCGTGGTGCCCGAGACCGGCACCCGCGTCGCCTTCCTCACCTCCTTCGTGCCCGGCAAGGAACCCCTTGAGATGGTGACGAAGACGCTGGAGGCGGCGGTCAGGATCCGCCACCGCGGTCTGATGCACGTATGGCTCCTCGACGAGGGCGACGACCCCGCCGTCAAGGAGGTCTGCCAGCGGCTCGGCGTGCACCACTTCTCCCGCAAGGGCATAGCGAAGTGGAACATGAGCAAGGGCCCGCACCGCGCCAAGACCAAGCACGGCAACTACAACGCCTGGCTGGACGCGCACGGCGACGACTACGACTACTTCGCATCGGTCGACACCGACCACGTCCCGATGCCCAACTACCTCGAGCGGATGCTCGGCTTCTTCCGCGACGAGAACGTCGGCTTCGTCATCGGCCCGCAGGTCTACGGCAACTACGACAACTTCATCACCAAGGCCGCCGAGTCCCAGCAGTTCCTCTTCCACGCGCTGATCCAGCGCGCGGGCAACGCGTACGGCTCCCCCATGTTCGTCGGTACGAGCAACGCCGTACGCATCAGCGCCCTGAAGCAGATCGGTGGTCTGTACGACTCGATCACCGAGGACATGGCGACCGGCTTCGAGATCCACCGCGCCACGAACCCGCGGACCGGCAAGAAGTGGAAGTCGGTCTACACCCCGGACGTGCTCGCGGTCGGTGAGGGCCCCAACGCCTGGACGGACTTCTTCACCCAGCAGCTGCGCTGGTCGCGCGGAACGTACGAGACCATCCTGAAGCAGTTCTGGAAGGCGCCGTTCTCGCTGCCGCCGGGCCGCCTCTTCAACTACACGATGATGGTCATCTTCTACCCGATGTCCGCCATGAACTGGATCCTGGCCGCGCTCTCCTGCGCGCTGTTCCTCGGCATGGGCGCATCGGGCGTGAACATCGACCCGACGATCTGGCTGATGCTGTACGGCAACGCGTCCGCGCTGCAGATCGGCCTCTACATCTGGAACCGCCGCCACAACGTCTCGCCGCACGAGCCCGAGGGCTCCGGCGGTATCGCGGGCATGGTGATGTCGGCGCTCTCCGCTCCGGTCTACGCACGTTCCCTGCTCGACGCCGTGCTGCGCCGCAAGAGCAAGTTCGTGGTGACCCCCAAGGGCGATTCGGCTAGCCCGGACACCCTGTTCGGCACGTTCCGCATCCACCTGTTCTTCATCCTGGTCTTCGCCGGCTCGATGGCCGCCGCGTTCGTGTTCGACCACGTCCACCCGGCGATGATCATC
This region includes:
- a CDS encoding AMP-binding protein is translated as MESTGSTVAELVRARWGDHRPGVRFEHQEMTHHQVAAGAAVRAALLADLLPRGVEPHVGVLLDNTPEYPLWLSAAALAGAAVAGINPTRRGAELARDIVHTDCRVLITERAHLALLDGLQLPGVRVLVTDTEAYGELLAPYADARPEISRTATPSRRMLLYFTSGSTGAPKAAICTQGRLAAAGQSLAGHFRLGPEGVHYICMPMFHGNAVIADWAPALAAGAGVALRRRFSASAFLDDVRAHGVTYFTYVGRAVQYILATPERPDDTDNPLLMGFGTEAGAVDAARFEKRFGARLVEGYGSSEGGAAIQRTPDTPAGAIGRPAPGDELAVVDPGTREECPVAVFAADGRLLNGEAAIGELVNKGRTPFQGYWRNSEADAARLRDGWYWTGDLFYRDAEGFLYFAGRTDDRLRVDSENLAAAMIENILARWEGAAAVAVYAVPDPVAGDQVMAAVCPRAGVEFDPLAFAEFLLAQPDLGTKMAPRFVRVVGRMPVTATNKVARSVLRREGFRCGGSVWWRPGSGPGLGSGVGVYRRFTSADESVLLGLYRAQGREGLLPA
- a CDS encoding lytic polysaccharide monooxygenase — its product is MRNKKLYAALLGATTVGAFALSSGGASGHGYTDLPASRQINCANGTVSGCGSIQYEPQSVEGPKGFPASGPADGKICSAGIGGFDSLNQPKAPGGGAWPTTSVSAGQNYSFRWQFTARHRTTDFKYYITKQGWDESKPVTRAALDTAPFLNVPYNGQQPPATLSHSGTIPGGRSGHHVIVAVWTVHDTANAFYACSDVKF
- a CDS encoding nucleoside/nucleotide kinase family protein; the encoded protein is MENDDHAPEQVVPGHAPERATADAPGLAALARDAWRLTADRPRTLLGIAGPPGAGKSTFARALVEEIGEGAAYLPLDGFHLSNDQLERLSLTSRKGSEPSFDVRGYGALLGRVLSDTGHDIYVPDYDRTLHEPVAARHRVPPHARLVVTEGNYLACDLPGWRAARELMGECWYVAAPAEVRQQRLIERQLAGGLTVDGAAAWVATNDSPNGDLVEKSRHRCDRIVSTVGMDMFNYRP
- a CDS encoding SPFH domain-containing protein: MSATAASRSQAPQPEEPRATGAPDTPAARPPRLIHSEATTEIPIHLLFRDDPGDPGVSLSPAVVGRRHGTGEQPRAARRPPARVAPRPLPEVDPALGERPARVLPGAVGVLGGSAGVAGCAAALCWAGVLPEPLARAAGLPWPDGRGGYDTNAGLGIAQWASLAGSGALALFGFGGLARGRVGSAWVLSLFGRYRGSVRRTGLMWVNPLLLRRRVDVRLRHWRSEPMPAVDRGGVALRVVVLVVWRVKDAARATLGVADHQEYLRECVEAATARVLSRLPADAFHDDTPTLRDADAVGDALTRMLAAEAEPVGVEIFSAQPTRIEYAPEIADTMRLRRVAALDARHRDSVLTSVVDSVEDTVTRLTTRGLVELDDYERKALVKDLTVAFYTGHGER
- a CDS encoding peptidoglycan-binding protein produces the protein MDVAPVFEEFDPESDCDCPGCIHRRRTMTHALPVRQGGHPAAHGARRALVIAAAAGTVLGGGQALPAVAAPGIQGAPADEDPGATGPAPDSPQGHTSALHGAPGSPGPVASAAPATTRAEIMARAKKWVAAKVPYSMTSYWSDGYRQDCSGYVSMAWNLGTNEWTGSLSSFAVRITKSDLQPGDILLFHNPANPEKGSHVTIFGGWANTAGTQYVAYEQARPHARKQTTPYAYWSNGNRYLAYRYKRVTSSTPGGKGPATVTRYPGAGSFGPGADNKYVTQLGKALIGRGGARFYTTGPGPRWGEADRRATQAFQLAQGWTGRDADGLPGPATWSYLMTGKGRDIPRAGAAPQAGAPAYPGRGVFRPGRPSPSVEKLGRQLVKKGYGKHYAQGPGPLWSESDRRNVEAFQRAQGWRGAAADGFPGPETWRRLFA
- a CDS encoding FadR/GntR family transcriptional regulator produces the protein MARDIQERIKKLIIDQRLPSGASLPTEPELMERLGVSRNSVREALKALQAMGIVEIRHGFGTYVGPMSMAPMIEGLTFRTVAGHYRGEDSLLQLLELREAVETGLIARLAGRIPAADLAELDALVDRMDSETAAAADDGSGGRPGAVRTETDRAFHATLYRCLRNPLLGEVLEAFWDAFHKVRTDLVDVPQDPKVTCRQHREILDAVRSGDVLRAERAIREHFGNIRTRLSAPVPTGNSNRSYDR
- a CDS encoding glycosyltransferase family 2 protein, with the protein product MTSTPTGARPNDPSETTQLRVPSHRTGGFRRIKKALPRYDYEHYSRLAGPLTQPDPTKPYKVQYRSLLSQEPHRIRAALMLGAAPLLSLVLLAWLLQPTHWTKRDYVANDWLPTLDIVMLISIGLIEFFRCMNVLSNAHATLVARDPIPVVPETGTRVAFLTSFVPGKEPLEMVTKTLEAAVRIRHRGLMHVWLLDEGDDPAVKEVCQRLGVHHFSRKGIAKWNMSKGPHRAKTKHGNYNAWLDAHGDDYDYFASVDTDHVPMPNYLERMLGFFRDENVGFVIGPQVYGNYDNFITKAAESQQFLFHALIQRAGNAYGSPMFVGTSNAVRISALKQIGGLYDSITEDMATGFEIHRATNPRTGKKWKSVYTPDVLAVGEGPNAWTDFFTQQLRWSRGTYETILKQFWKAPFSLPPGRLFNYTMMVIFYPMSAMNWILAALSCALFLGMGASGVNIDPTIWLMLYGNASALQIGLYIWNRRHNVSPHEPEGSGGIAGMVMSALSAPVYARSLLDAVLRRKSKFVVTPKGDSASPDTLFGTFRIHLFFILVFAGSMAAAFVFDHVHPAMIIWATFALLITAAPIFAWRWGMRQDKKKRKSQHGPGASGPPSGGGDPMVPQQRDATAQLPQAHQPPQAPHAPQQKPSWAANDQTMQIALGGRKK